In Citrus sinensis cultivar Valencia sweet orange chromosome 2, DVS_A1.0, whole genome shotgun sequence, a single genomic region encodes these proteins:
- the LOC102615294 gene encoding transmembrane 9 superfamily member 2 encodes MSDSSFRILIIGVLIACSLTHVRSDASDHRYKVGDVVPLYANKVGPFHNPSETYRYFDLPFCSPDGIIKEKREALGEVLNGDRLVSAPYKLNFRDEKDSAVACRKKLSEQDVAQFRSAVEKDFYFQMYYDDLPIWGFIGKVDKEGKTHPNEYKYFLYKHIQFDILYNKDRVIEISARMDPHSLVDLTEDKEVDVEFMYSVKWKETDTPFEKRMEKYSLSSSLPHHLEIHWFSIINSCVTVLLLTGFLATILMRVLKNDFVKYAQDEEAADDQEETGWKYIHGDVFRFPKYKSLFAAALGSGSQLFTLTVFIFMLALVGVFYPYNRGALFTALVVIYALTSGIAGYTAASFYCQLEGTNWVRNLLLTGCLFCGPLFLTFCFLNTVAIAYNATAALPFGTIVVIVLIWTLVTSPLLVLGGIAGKNSKAEFQAPCRTTKYPREIPPLPWYRSAIPQMAMAGFLPFSAIYIELYYIFASVWGHRIYTIYSILFIVFIILLIVTAFITVALTYFQLAAEDHEWWWRSFLCGGSTGAFIYAYCLYYYYARSDMSGFMQTSFFFGYMACICYGFFLMLGTVGFRASLLFVRHIYRSIKCE; translated from the exons aTGAGCGATTCCTCTTTTCGAATTCTTATTATCGGGGTTTTGATCGCCTGTAGCTTGACCCATGTGAGATCTGACGCCTCTGATCACCGCTACAAGGTCGGTGACGTCGTCCCTCTCTACGCCAACAAGGTTGGCCCTTTCCACAACCCTAG TGAAACTTATCGATATTTTGATCTACCATTCTGCTCCCCAG ATggaataataaaagagaaaagggaAGCACTTGGTGAGGTGTTGAATGGGGACCGACTTGTTAGTGCTCCTTATAAACTCAACTTCAGAGACGAGAAAGACTCTGCTGTTGCGTGTAGAAAGAAGTTGTCCGAGCAAGATGTTGCTCAGTTCCGAAGTGCAGTGGAAAAGGACTTCTATTTCCAAATGTACTATGATGACTTACCCATCTGGGGGTTCATTGGCAAAGTTGACAAGGAAGGAAAGACTCATCCGAACGAGTATAAGTATTTCCTTTACAAGCATATCCAGTTTGACATTCTTTATAACAAAGACCGTGTTATTGAGATCAGTGCTCGAATGGATCCTCATTCTTTGGTGGACTTGACAGAGGATAAGGAGGTTGATGTGGAGTTCATGTACAGTGTGAAATGGAAGGAAACTGACACCCCTTTTGAGAAGAGGATGGAGAAGTACTCACTCTCTTCTTCGTTGCCACATCATTTGGAAATTCATTGgttttcaattataaattcaTGTGTAACGGTTTTGCTTTTGACTGGTTTTCTTGCCACGATTCTCATGCGAGTTCTGAAGAATGATTTTGTGAA gTATGCCCAAGATGAGGAAGCTGCTGATGACCAGGAAGAGACAGGATGGAAGTACATCCATGGTGATGTGTTCCGGTTCCCCAAATACAAATCTTTGTTTGCTGCAGCCCTTGGTTCTGGCAGCCAGTTGTTTACTCT CactgtatttatttttatgctagCGCTAGTGGGTGTATTTTATCCATACAACCGAGGAGCTCTATTTACAGCACTGGTGGTCATATATGCACTCACTTCTGGGATTGCGGGATACACAGCTGCTTCTTTCTACTGTCAGCTAGAAGGAACAAACTGG GTGAGGAATCTGTTGCTGACTGGATGCCTTTTCTGTGGTCCTCTGTTTCTGACATTCTGCTTCCTGAACACTGTTGCCATTGCTTACAATGCGACAGCAGCACTGCCATTTGGCACAATTGTGGTGATAGTCCTCATATGGACATTAGTCACATCACCTCTACTTGTGTTGGGAGGTATTGCTGGTAAAAACAGCAAGGCAGAGTTCCAAGCTCCTTGTCGTACGACCAAGTACCCTCGAGAGATCCCACCACTACCTTGGTATAGGAGTGCTATTCCTCAGATGGCAATGGCAGGTTTCCTGCCATTTAGTGCCATCTACATTGAGCTTTACTATATTTTTGCCAGTGTTTGGGGCCACAGGATTTACACAATATACAGCATCCTCTTTATTGTCTTTATCATTCTGTTGATTGTTACTGCTTTCATAACTGTGGCTTTGACTTACTTCCAACTTGCTGCTGAAGATCATGAATGGTGGTGGAG GTCATTTCTTTGTGGTGGATCTACTGGTGCTTTCATCTATGCGTACTGCTTGTACTACTACTATGCACGATCAGATATGTCAGGTTTTATGCAGACCTCATTTTTCTTTGGGTACATGGCTTGCATCTGTTATGGCTTCTTCCTTATGCTGGGCACAGTGGGTTTCCGTGCTTCACTGCTCTTTGTTCGACATATATACAGGTCAATCAAGTGTGAGTAA
- the LOC107174338 gene encoding uncharacterized protein LOC107174338: protein MSPQITSSTGNSGNKGSFDSEDTLSKDQGDDSGEMSSPGTSRPDRKSKIRGRALSEHYAIDFITCTTTVDELDNLRASKPTVDEVKRLYQLKSSPKDVGWYYFQSSTKTRKPITDIPTGGGGGNWKKKFIFTGGPWGQVVQVDGKDYRVPPRFVLKLEPLRRVEAVLVHSCSGRELLTTYNLFESCLVSTDLKMEDVVIRVLNRKRPRPHAAKRDQNKDVPAAKRVNIAELVSKKDLEDFDGSTLGELVGAMQYNAFHLGCMATYYKAKVGRYDRKMREDIQSAKTKANAAEKKAGDLNLENLKLIERESLAQAKAITLEKELTKVKGDLQRQKVLYEVQLESLKDSYQHPDLKTDELAAGVAQYMDEEAAKEDVEKLEPSATEEGTFPPRAVLADVAEASTPPGATGETPLLLK from the exons atGTCCCCCCAAATAACCTCCTCAACCGGTAATAGCGGCAACAAAGGATCTTTTGATTCGGAAGATACCTTGAGTAAGGACCAGGGAGATGATTCTGGTGAAATGTCCTCACCAGGAACATCTCGACCAGATAGGAAGAGCAAAATAAGAGGTAGGGCTCTATCGGAGCATTACGCTATTGACTTCATCACGTGCACGACTACCGTAGATGAGCTCGATAACCTCCGGGCTAG CAAGCCCACAGTTGATGAGGTGAAGCGCCTGTACCAGCTAAAGAGCAGCCCCAAAGACGTTGGCTGGTATTACTTCCAATCAAGTACCAAGACCAGGAAACCCATAACTGACATTccaactggtggtggtggtggaaattggaagaaaaaattcatttttactGGGGGTCCCTGGGGTCAAGTTGTACAAGTTGACGGGAAGGATTATCGCGTCCCACCCCGTTTCGTG CTTAAACTTGAGCCACTCAGGCGGGTCGAGGCTGTGTTGGTCCATTCCTGTTCTGGCCGAGAGTTGCTAACTACTTACAACTTGTTCGAATCTTGTTTGGTGTCCACTGACCTTAAGATGGAGGATGTTGTGATCAGGGTTCTGAATCGGAAACGTCCTCGACCTCATGCTGCTAAGCGGGACCAGAATAAGGATGTTCCCGCTGCAAAGCGGGTGAATATTGCGGA GCTCGTGAGCAAGAAGGACTTGGAGGACTTTGATGGCAGTACTCTGGGCGAGCTGGTGGGGGCTATGCAGTATAATGCTTTTCACCTCGGCTGCATGGCCACCTACTATAAGGCTAAGGTCGGCCGCTATGACCGAAAGATGAGAGAGGACATTCAATCAGCCAAGACCAAAGCTAATGCTGCCGAGAAGAAAGCAGGAGACCTGAACCTCGAGAATCTGAAGTTGATAGAGCGAGAATCTCTCGCTCAGGCGAAGGCCATTACTCTCGAGAAAGAGCTGACTAAGGTCAAGGGGGATTTGCAAAGGCAGAAGGTTTTGTACGAGGTTCAGCTCGAATCTCTCAAGGATTCCTATCAG CATCCTGATCTGAAGACGGACGAGCTTGCTGCTGGTGTTGCCCAATATATGGATGAAGAGGCAGCCAAAGAAGATGTTGAAAAGTTGGAGCCAAGTGCCACCGAGGAGGGAACCTTTCCTCCTCGTGCAGTCCTTGCTGATGTTGCCGAGGCAAGTACCCCCCCTGGGGCAACTGGTGAAACCCCCCTGCTCCTGAAGTAG